The following are encoded in a window of Brienomyrus brachyistius isolate T26 unplaced genomic scaffold, BBRACH_0.4 scaffold79, whole genome shotgun sequence genomic DNA:
- the LOC125726928 gene encoding stonustoxin subunit beta-like, with the protein MVRLSGCRVTEEGCSSLASALRSNPSHLRELDLSYNHPGDSGVKLLSAVLEDPSCKLEKLNVDHGGVCRTRPGFQKYSCQLTLDPNTAHRDLSLSGGNRKVTWGAERPYPDHPERFDFWAQVLCRESLTGRCYWEAEWNGYEARIGVTYKGIGRKGGSDCQLGDNDKSWCLCCDTDSYSVWHNNKWTDIPIRPSGSRRVGVYLDWGAGALSFYRVSSDGLTPLYRFTSSFTESLYPGFFVSDSIVSL; encoded by the exons atggtgag gctgtcaggctgtagagtcacagaagaaggctgttcttccctggcttctgctctgaggtcaaacccctcacacctgagagagctggatctgagctacaatcacccaggagactcaggagtgaagctgctctctgctgtactggaggatcccagctgtaaactggagaagctgaa tgtggatCATGGTGGAgtgtgcaggaccagaccaggctttcagaaat actcctgccagctgacgctggaccccaacacagcacacagagacctgtctctgtcaggggggaacaggaaggtgacatggggggcagagcggccatatcctgatcatccagagagatttgacttctgggcccaagttctgtgcagagagagtctgactggccgctgttactgggaggctgagtggaatGGATATGAAGCCCGGATAGGagtcacttataaagggatcgggaggaaaggagggagtgactgtcagcttggagacaatgacaagtcatggtgtctgtgctgtgatactgacagttactctgtctggcacaataataaatggactgacatccccatacggccctcaggctcccgcagagtaggagtgtatctggactggggggctggtgctctgtccttctacagagtctcctctgatggactgacccccctgtacagattcacctcctcattcactgagtccctctatccagggttttttgtttctgactccatagtgtcactgtga